The Prunus persica cultivar Lovell chromosome G7, Prunus_persica_NCBIv2, whole genome shotgun sequence genome has a segment encoding these proteins:
- the LOC18769033 gene encoding uncharacterized protein LOC18769033, which translates to MSKELRNAENLRKWRFTWEAQSHIPTLRLFLFDSYTKPSIKCEKLSVLIRPSESLVLVSWTEDAQVSLSVPMPRVLVDADSPVSFSALDDHIEVKLVLLLPVDHPIVLSFDSILSLNEEKEIAFEDASKPLPLASEVKRLSSSGGVHFYCRNCSFKLTASPLSHFVEMPSVNWREVADNWFGACCCSFGGISEKLVARYANSYACAKGVCLLNSTNITLCKEDLVGFEFPDWGEHPRYDSESDGSGENGFSESKLNSGSNLACNEIPRFAEVRDTYFAEDFKCEVTKDESNSEGTPHRCSESEYSVKMASTPGCCNYTGSHVQNYDEEGCRLHLSEISLEDPKPAKSIEILKNHKSFLNGFLENIFMVRSSNISVDVEWIEFFCPQCSSLLGAYPCDDGNALVDGGVRLFKCNVSTSLPVGGPTNLFRKYTLEKMFANQLLECAKDELSFRTVVRDLKTKSPILQIVLINTNFWSCTGDCLAKEGKEEPVPKIDLHPVVKVLFSQFSSSTDSQIRMLEDSVTKDAADEVFMLTHQIEELIESLSARKDTLPPSCSSLQGLSLSSMLR; encoded by the exons GAAAATCTTCGAAAATGGCGGTTCACATGGGAAGCCCAATCTCACATCCCAACCCTCCGCTTGTTCCTCTTCGATTCATACACAAAACCCTCGATTAAATGCGAGAAGCTCAGCGTCCTCATACGCCCCTCAGAGTCTCTGGTCCTGGTGAGCTGGACCGAGGACGCCCAAGTCTCGCTTAGTGTTCCAATGCCTAGGGTTTTGGTGGATGCTGACTCTCCTGTGAGCTTCAGTGCCTTAGATGATCACATTGAGGTCAAGCTCGTCCTTCTTCTCCCTGTTGATCACCCTATTGTTTTGAGCTTCGATTCTATACTCAGTTTGaatgaagagaaagagattGCGTTTGAGGATGCTTCCAAGCCGCTTCCGTTGGCCTCTG AGGTAAAGAGGCTATCTTCGTCTGGTGGAGTTCACTTTTACTGCAGAAATTGCTCATTTAAGTTGACTGCAAGTCCCCTTAG CCATTTTGTGGAAATGCCTTCAGTCAATTGGCGAGAGGTGGCTGATAACTGGTTTGGGGCTTGCTGCTGTTCATTTGGAGGCATTAGTGAGAAGCTGGTTGCTAGGTATGCAAATTCTTACGCATGTGCAAAGGGCGTGTGCCTGTTGAACTCTACAAATATTACACTTTGCAAAGAAGATCTTGTTGGGTTTGAATTTCCTGACTGGGGTGAACATCCAAGATACGATAGTGAATCAGATGGAAGTGGTGAAAATGGTTTTAGCGAATCTAAACTTAATTCAGGAAGTAATCTTGCATGTAATGAGATACCGAGGTTCGCGGAGGTTAGGGATACATATTTTGCTGAAGATTTTAAATGTGAAGTTACTAAGGATGAAAGTAACAGTGAGGGTACACCTCACAGATGTTCAGAATCAGAGTACTCTGTAAAAATGGCTTCAACACCAGGATGCTGTAATTATACGGGAAGTCATGTTCAAAATTATGATGAGGAAGGCTGCAGACTTCATTTGTCTGAAATTTCCTTGGAGGACCCAAAACCTGCTAAAAGCATAGAGATTCTGAAAAACCACAAATCTTTCCTAAATGGGTTTcttgaaaatattttcatgGTTAGATCCTCCAATATTTCCGTAGATGTCGAGTGGATTGAATTTTTCTGCCCTCAATGTTCGTCTCTTCTTGGAGCTTACCCATGTGATGATGGTAATGCACTTGTAGACGGTGGAGTTCGATTGTTTAAATGTAATGTTTCCACCAGTCTACCAGTTGGCGGGCCAACAAACTTATTCAG GAAGTATACCTTGGAAAAAATGTTTGCAAATCAGCTACTTGAATGTGCAAAAGATGAACTATCTTTTAGGACCGTGGTTAGGGACCTAAAAACCAAATCTCCCATACTGCAAATTGTTCTCATTAATACAAATTTTTGGTCTTGCACTGGTGATTGTTTGGCCAAAGAGGGCAAGGAAGAACCAGTACCAAAGATAGATCTGCATCCTGTCGTCAAGGTGCTATTCTCACAGTTCAGCAGCAGTACGGACTCTCAAATAAG GATGTTAGAAGATTCGGTAACAAAGGATGCAGCTGATGAAGTGTTTATGCTGACGCATCAAATAGAAGAATTAATCGAGTCTCTGTCAGCGAGAAAGGATACACTTCCACCTTCCTGTTCTTCTTTACAGGGATTATCTTTGTCATCCATGCTGAGGTAG